The Solanum pennellii chromosome 11, SPENNV200 genome contains a region encoding:
- the LOC107004569 gene encoding sucrose transport protein codes for MENGTKGKLTVSSSLQIEQPLPPSKLWKIIVVASIAAGVQFGWALQLSLLTPYVQLLGIPHRFASFIWLCGPISGMIVQPVVGYYSDNCSSRFGRRRPFIAAGAALVTIAVFLIGFAADLGHASGDPLGKGSKPRAIAVFVVGFWILDVANNMLQGPCRALLADLSGGKSGRMRTANAFFSFFMAVGNILGYAAGSYSRLFKVFPFSKTKACDMYCANLKSCFFIAIFLLLSLTTLALTLVRENELPEKEEQEIDEKLAGAGKSKVPFFGEIFGALKDLPRPMWILLLVTCLNWIAWFPFFLYDTDWMAKEVFGGQVGDAKLYDLGVRAGALGLLLQSVVLGFMSLGVEFLGKKIGGAKRLWGILNFVLAICLAMTILVTKMAEKSRRHDAAGTLMGPTPGVKIGALLLFAALGIPLAVTFSIPFALASIFSSNAGSGQGLSLGVLNLAIVVPQMLVSLVGGPWDDLFGGGNLPGFVVGAVAAAASGVLALTMLPSPPADAKPAVAMGGFH; via the exons atggagaatggTACAAAAGGGAAACTTACAGTTTCATCTTCTCTACAAATTGAACAGCCTTTACCACCATCAAAGCTATGGAAAATTATAGTTGTAGCTTCCATAGCTGCTGGTGTTCAATTTGGTTGGGCTCTTCAGCTCTCTTTGCTTACACCTTACGTTCAATTACTCGGTATTCCTCATCGATTTGCCTCTTTTATTTGGCTTTGTGGACCCATTTCTGGTATGATTGTTCAACCAGTGGTCGGTTACTACAGTGATAATTGCTCCTCCCGTTTCGGTCGTCGCCGCCCCTTCATTGCCGCCGGTGCTGCACTTGTTACCATTGCCGTTTTTCTAATCGGATTCGCCGCCGACCTTGGTCATGCCTCCGGTGACCCTCTCGGAAAAGGATCTAAACCACGTGCTATTGCTGTATTCGTCGTCGGCTTTTGGATCCTTGATGTTGCTAACAACATGTTACAG gGCCCATGCAGAGCACTACTGGCTGATCTCTCCGGCGGAAAATCCGGCAGGATGAGAACAGCAAAtgcatttttctcatttttcatgGCCGTCGGAAACATTCTGGGGTACGCCGCCGGTTCATATTCTCGCCTATTCAAAGTATTCCCCTTCTCAAAAACCAAAGCCTGCGATATGTACTGTGCAAATCTGAAGAGTTGTTTCTTCATCGCTATATTCCTTTTACTCAGTTTAACAACTTTAGCCTTAACTTTAGTCCGTGAAAACGAACTCCCGGAGAAAGAAGAGCAAGAAATCGACGAGAAATTAGCCGGTGCCGGAAAATCGAAAGTACCGTTTTTCGGTGAAATTTTTGGGGCTTTGAAAGATTTACCTAGACCCATGTGGATTCTTCTATTAGTAACCTGTTTGAACTGGATTGCGTGGTTTCCCTTTTTCTTATACGACACAGATTGGATGGCTAAGGAGGTTTTCGGTGGACAAGTCGGTGATGCGAAACTGTACGATTTGGGTGTACGCGCTGGTGCATTAGGATTACTGTTGCAATCTGTTGTTCTAGGGTTTATGTCACTTGGGGTTGAATTTTTAGGGAAGAAGATCGGTGGTGCTAAGAGACTATGGGGGATTTTGAACTTCGTTTTAGCTATTTGCTTAGCTATGACTATTTTGGTCACCAAAATGGCCGAGAAATCTCGCCGGCACGACGCCGCCGGTACACTCATGGGCCCGACGCCTGGTGTTAAAATCGGTGCTTTGCTTCTCTTTGCCGCCCTTGGTATTCCTCTCGCG GTAACTTTTAGTATTCCATTTGCTTTGGCATCTATATTTTCTAGTAATGCTGGTTCAGGACAAGGCTTGTCACTAGGAGTGCTCAATCTTGCAATTGTTGTACCACAG ATGTTGGTGTCACTAGTAGGAGGGCCATGGGATGATTTGTTTGGAGGAGGAAACTTGCCTGGATTTGTAGTTGGAGCAGTTGCAGCTGCCGCGAGCGGTGTTTTAGCACTCACAATGTTGCCATCACCACCTGCTGATGCTAAACCAGCAGTCGCCATGGGCGGtttccattaa